A region of Geobacillus sp. 46C-IIa DNA encodes the following proteins:
- the recN gene encoding DNA repair protein RecN, with the protein MLAELSIKNFAIIESLSLSFDKGLTVLTGETGAGKSIIIDAIHLLIGGRGSAEFVRFGAEKAEIEGLFLLDDERHPCCQKCAEVGIDASEGMVVLRRDILANGKSVCRINGKLVTTAVLREIGATLVDIHGQHEHQELMDPSRHLPLLDEFGGAETAEALARYRAVYEQHEALAKKLKKLSENEQQMAHRLDLLTFQLREIEQAAIETGEDERLMEEKVRIVNFQKIYEAIQKSYGALAGEGRGLDSIREAMSHLDDVAALDAALKEAHETVANSYYLLEEVVYKLRDQLEELEYDPARLDAIESRLAEIQQLKRKYGATIADILQYAEAIAEEIETIENRETHVHELERQLAAVTGDLLIEAKRVTNVRQTYARELIERIHQELKDLYMEKTQFDIIFAKREGPLDAPLVDGVPVKFHEDGIDVVEFYISTNVGEPLKPLAKVASGGELSRIMLALKTIFSKHQGVTSIIFDEVDTGVSGRVAQAIAEKIYRIASGSQVLCISHLPQVAAMADTHLLIAKETDGTRTKTVVKKLDEEEKVKEIGRMISGVEMTELTKQHAKELLELAAKMKQ; encoded by the coding sequence ATGCTCGCCGAGCTGTCGATTAAAAATTTCGCGATTATTGAATCGTTATCGTTGTCCTTTGACAAAGGGCTGACAGTGTTAACCGGCGAAACAGGGGCGGGCAAATCGATCATCATCGACGCGATTCATCTGTTGATCGGCGGGCGCGGTTCCGCCGAATTTGTCCGTTTCGGCGCGGAAAAGGCGGAAATCGAAGGGCTGTTTTTGCTTGACGATGAGCGCCATCCATGTTGCCAAAAATGCGCCGAGGTCGGCATCGATGCGAGCGAAGGGATGGTCGTTTTGCGCCGCGACATTTTGGCTAACGGCAAAAGCGTCTGCCGCATTAACGGCAAGCTGGTGACGACGGCCGTCCTGCGCGAAATTGGAGCGACGCTTGTCGATATTCACGGCCAGCATGAACATCAAGAGCTGATGGATCCGTCCCGCCATTTGCCGCTTCTGGATGAATTCGGCGGCGCGGAGACGGCTGAAGCGCTCGCACGCTACCGCGCTGTGTATGAACAACATGAAGCGCTGGCGAAAAAGTTGAAAAAGCTGAGTGAAAATGAGCAGCAAATGGCGCACCGGCTCGATCTATTGACATTTCAGCTGCGCGAAATCGAACAGGCGGCAATCGAGACGGGAGAAGACGAGCGGCTGATGGAAGAAAAAGTGCGCATTGTCAATTTTCAAAAGATATATGAAGCCATCCAGAAAAGCTATGGGGCGCTTGCCGGTGAAGGGCGCGGCCTTGACTCGATCCGAGAGGCGATGAGCCACCTCGATGATGTCGCTGCGCTGGATGCCGCGCTGAAGGAAGCGCACGAAACGGTCGCCAACAGCTACTACTTGCTTGAAGAAGTGGTGTACAAGCTGCGCGACCAGCTTGAGGAGCTTGAATACGACCCGGCGCGGCTTGACGCCATCGAAAGCCGCCTCGCCGAAATTCAGCAGTTAAAACGGAAATACGGTGCAACGATCGCTGATATTTTGCAATATGCCGAGGCGATTGCTGAGGAAATCGAGACGATTGAAAACCGCGAGACGCATGTGCATGAACTTGAGCGGCAGCTTGCGGCGGTGACGGGGGATTTGCTTATTGAGGCGAAACGGGTGACCAACGTCCGACAGACGTACGCCCGGGAGTTGATCGAGCGCATTCACCAAGAGTTGAAAGATTTGTACATGGAGAAAACGCAGTTCGACATCATTTTTGCGAAGCGTGAAGGACCGCTCGATGCCCCGTTAGTCGACGGCGTGCCAGTCAAGTTTCACGAAGATGGCATCGACGTCGTCGAGTTTTACATTTCGACGAACGTCGGTGAGCCGTTGAAGCCGCTCGCGAAAGTGGCTTCGGGCGGTGAATTGTCACGGATCATGCTGGCGTTGAAAACGATTTTTTCCAAACACCAAGGGGTGACGTCGATTATTTTCGACGAGGTGGATACGGGCGTCAGCGGCCGCGTCGCCCAAGCGATCGCCGAAAAAATTTACCGCATTGCCAGCGGTTCACAAGTGCTTTGCATTTCTCATCTGCCGCAAGTGGCCGCCATGGCGGACACCCATTTATTGATCGCCAAAGAAACGGACGGAACGCGGACGAAGACAGTGGTGAAAAAGTTGGATGAGGAGGAGAAGGTGAAAGAAATCGGACGGATGATTTCCGGCGTCGAAATGACGGAGCTGACAAAACAGCACGCCAAAGAGCTGTTGGAACTGGCGGCCAAAATGAAACAATAA
- a CDS encoding TlyA family RNA methyltransferase, translated as MKGKKERLDVLLVERGLAETREKAKRAIMAGLVYSNDVRLEKPGEKVPADIPLQVKGNPLPYVSRGGLKLEKALREFHISVQDKIVLDIGASTGGFTDCALQHGARLSYAVDVGYNQLAWKLRQDERVVVMERTNFRYVTPDLFTKGLPEVAVIDVSFISLRLILPVVKTVIVPGGDVIALVKPQFEAGKENVGKKGIVRDPDVHREVLESIVQFACAEGFDVLHLSYSPITGGDGNIEFLLHAVYPGGDREGENRLSAPIVRIVNEAHDRLRNGERESDAE; from the coding sequence ATGAAAGGAAAGAAAGAACGGCTCGATGTATTGCTTGTCGAACGCGGGTTGGCGGAAACGAGGGAGAAGGCGAAGCGGGCGATCATGGCCGGACTCGTCTACTCTAACGACGTCCGGCTCGAGAAGCCCGGGGAAAAAGTGCCGGCTGACATCCCGCTTCAAGTGAAAGGCAACCCGCTTCCATATGTCAGCCGCGGCGGTTTGAAACTGGAAAAAGCGCTGCGCGAGTTTCACATTAGCGTCCAGGATAAAATTGTGCTTGATATCGGCGCGTCGACTGGCGGATTTACGGACTGCGCGCTGCAGCACGGGGCGAGGCTGTCGTACGCCGTTGACGTCGGCTACAACCAGCTCGCTTGGAAGCTGCGCCAAGACGAGCGTGTTGTGGTAATGGAGCGGACAAACTTCCGTTACGTGACGCCGGATTTGTTCACGAAGGGGCTGCCGGAAGTGGCGGTCATTGACGTGTCGTTCATTTCGCTTCGGCTCATTTTGCCTGTCGTCAAGACGGTGATCGTGCCGGGCGGCGATGTGATCGCCCTCGTCAAGCCGCAGTTTGAAGCCGGCAAGGAGAACGTTGGCAAAAAAGGGATCGTCCGCGATCCGGACGTCCACCGGGAAGTGCTTGAGTCGATCGTTCAATTCGCCTGCGCCGAAGGGTTCGATGTCCTCCATTTATCTTATTCGCCGATCACCGGCGGCGACGGCAACATTGAGTTTTTGCTTCATGCCGTCTATCCCGGGGGAGATCGGGAAGGCGAAAACCGTCTTTCAGCGCCGATCGTGCGCATCGTGAACGAGGCGCACGATCGCTTGCGGAATGGGGAACGGGAATCAGATGCGGAATAA
- the dxs gene encoding 1-deoxy-D-xylulose-5-phosphate synthase produces MDLTKIEHPRVVKTMSIPQLKQLSADIRRFLIEKLSKTGGHIGPNLGVVELTIALHREFDSPKDKLIWDVGHQSYVHKILTGRAAEFDTLRQYKGLSGFPKRSESEHDVWETGHSSTSLSAAMGMAIARDLKGTDEYIVPIIGDGALTGGMALEALNHIGHEKTDMIVILNDNEMSIAPNVGALHNILGRLRTAGKYQWVKDELELLLKRIPAVGGKLAATAERLKDSLKYLLVSGVFFEELGFTYLGPVDGHDFDDLFENLRYAKKMKGPVLVHVMTKKGKGYSPAENDKVGTWHGTGPYKIETGAFVKTKEAGPSWSALVSETVRRLARTDPRIVAITPAMPVGSKLEGFASEFPDRMFDVGIAEQHATTLAAGLATQGMKPFLAIYSTFLQRAYDQVVHDVCRQNLNVFFAIDRAGLVGADGETHQGVFDIAFLRHVPNLVLMMPKDENEGQHMVYTAIRYDGGPIAMRFPRGNGLGVPLDEELKEIPIGTWEVLRDGSDAVILTFGTTISMALEAAEQLARDGVSVKVVNARFLKPMDEAMLHELLADRLPILTIEEAVLQGGFGSAVLEFAHDHGYHQAVIERMGIPDRFIEHGSVSELLREIGLTAAHVADRIKTIVPRKQKRA; encoded by the coding sequence GGGAGTTTGACAGCCCGAAAGATAAGCTCATTTGGGATGTCGGACATCAGTCGTACGTGCATAAAATTTTGACCGGGCGCGCCGCCGAGTTTGATACGCTTCGCCAGTATAAAGGGCTGTCCGGATTTCCGAAGCGGAGCGAAAGCGAGCATGACGTCTGGGAAACGGGCCATAGCTCGACATCGCTGTCGGCAGCGATGGGGATGGCGATCGCCCGCGATTTGAAAGGGACGGACGAATACATTGTCCCGATCATCGGCGATGGGGCGTTAACCGGCGGGATGGCGCTTGAGGCGCTCAACCATATCGGCCATGAAAAAACCGATATGATCGTGATCTTAAACGATAATGAAATGTCGATCGCCCCGAACGTCGGAGCGTTGCACAACATTCTCGGCCGGCTGCGCACCGCCGGCAAATACCAATGGGTGAAAGACGAGCTCGAGCTGCTGCTCAAACGCATTCCGGCAGTCGGCGGCAAGCTGGCGGCAACGGCTGAACGGCTGAAGGACAGCTTAAAGTATTTGCTCGTTTCCGGCGTGTTTTTTGAAGAGCTCGGGTTTACGTATTTAGGCCCGGTTGACGGCCATGATTTTGATGATTTATTCGAAAACTTGCGCTACGCGAAGAAGATGAAAGGCCCGGTTCTTGTGCACGTGATGACGAAAAAAGGAAAAGGCTACAGCCCGGCGGAGAACGACAAAGTCGGCACGTGGCACGGCACAGGGCCATACAAAATCGAAACCGGCGCCTTTGTCAAGACGAAAGAAGCAGGACCGTCATGGAGCGCGTTAGTCAGTGAAACCGTTCGCCGGCTCGCCCGCACCGACCCGCGCATTGTCGCCATTACACCGGCGATGCCGGTCGGCTCGAAGCTGGAAGGGTTTGCGAGCGAATTTCCGGATCGGATGTTTGATGTCGGCATCGCCGAACAGCATGCGACGACGCTCGCGGCCGGGCTGGCCACGCAAGGGATGAAACCGTTTTTGGCCATTTACTCGACGTTTTTGCAGCGCGCCTATGACCAAGTCGTCCATGATGTATGCCGGCAAAACTTAAACGTCTTTTTCGCCATCGACCGCGCCGGACTTGTCGGCGCTGACGGCGAAACGCATCAAGGGGTGTTTGACATCGCCTTTTTGCGTCATGTGCCGAACCTTGTTTTGATGATGCCGAAGGACGAAAACGAAGGCCAGCATATGGTATACACGGCCATCCGCTATGACGGCGGGCCGATCGCCATGCGTTTCCCGCGCGGCAACGGGCTTGGCGTTCCGCTTGACGAGGAGCTGAAAGAAATTCCGATCGGCACATGGGAAGTGCTGCGCGACGGCAGCGATGCGGTAATTTTGACGTTTGGGACGACGATTTCGATGGCGCTTGAGGCGGCTGAACAGCTGGCGAGAGACGGCGTGTCGGTGAAAGTCGTCAACGCTCGTTTTCTGAAGCCGATGGATGAAGCGATGCTTCACGAACTGCTCGCGGACCGTCTCCCGATCTTAACGATCGAAGAGGCGGTATTGCAAGGCGGTTTCGGCAGCGCCGTGCTTGAATTTGCCCATGACCATGGCTACCACCAGGCCGTCATTGAACGGATGGGCATTCCGGATCGCTTTATCGAGCACGGAAGCGTCAGCGAGCTGCTGCGTGAAATCGGGCTGACGGCTGCCCATGTCGCTGACCGCATTAAAACGATCGTGCCAAGAAAACAGAAAAGGGCTTGA
- the ahrC gene encoding transcriptional regulator AhrC/ArgR gives MNKGQRHIKIREIIMNNDIETQDELVDRLKEAGFNVTQATVSRDIKEMQLVKVPMANGRYKYSLPSDQRFNPLQKLKRALVDVFIKLDGTGNLLVLRTLPGNAHAIGVLLDNLDWNEIVGTICGDDTCLIICRTPKDAKKVSNQLLSML, from the coding sequence TTGAACAAAGGACAAAGGCATATTAAAATTCGCGAAATCATTATGAACAACGACATCGAAACGCAAGACGAGCTCGTCGACCGGCTGAAAGAAGCCGGCTTTAACGTTACCCAAGCGACCGTCTCGCGCGACATTAAAGAGATGCAGCTCGTCAAAGTGCCGATGGCCAACGGCCGCTACAAATACAGCCTTCCGTCCGACCAGCGATTCAATCCGCTGCAGAAGCTGAAGCGGGCGCTTGTCGACGTGTTCATTAAGCTAGACGGAACCGGCAACTTGCTCGTGTTGCGGACGTTGCCGGGCAACGCCCACGCCATCGGTGTCTTGCTCGACAATTTGGATTGGAACGAAATCGTCGGCACGATTTGCGGCGATGATACGTGCCTGATCATTTGCCGAACGCCGAAAGACGCAAAAAAAGTGTCCAACCAGCTGCTGTCCATGCTCTAA